In Musa acuminata AAA Group cultivar baxijiao chromosome BXJ2-8, Cavendish_Baxijiao_AAA, whole genome shotgun sequence, one genomic interval encodes:
- the LOC135619256 gene encoding beta-amylase 3, chloroplastic-like translates to MALTLRSSTSFMAPVDSKTHRASDELPGRLAFDVRKPAGRLRTLKASRQNVIERGTLLQHTEQAAELLHGPPAAHGDPGAGTARVPVYVMLPLDTVSLAGGLTRARALNASLMALRSAGVEGVMVDVWWGLAEKDGPLRYNWEAYAELVQMVERNGLKLQMVMSFHQCGGNVGDNCSIPLPPWVQEEMSRNPGIVYADRSGRRNPEYISLGCDMLPVLRGRTPIQVYSDYMRSFRDRFRDHLGRVIVEIQVGMGPCGELRYPSYPENNGTWRFPGIGEFQCYDKYMKASLQAAAVSVSREEWGKGGPHDAGHYNQFPDDTGFFRREGTWNTDYGKFFLEWYSSKLLEHGDRVLAAAHAIFHGTGAKLSGKVAGIHWHYRTRSHAAELTAGYYNTRHRDGYLPVAKMMAMRGVILNFTCMEMKDEQQPGDAGCSPELLVRQVKQATAAAGAELAGENALERYDGSAYSQVLATSRGGDGMGLTAFTYLRMTKKLFEGENWRQLVAFVKSMSEGGRRVVLPKSDTARSDLYVGFVAGANRKPKVDAAVRR, encoded by the exons ATGGCGCTAACTCTACGCTCATCGACCTCATTTATGGCCCCTGTGGATTCCAAGACCCACAGGGCTTCCGACGAGTTACCCGGCAGGCTGGCTTTCGACGTCCGCAAGCCCGCAGGCCGTCTCCGAACTTTGAAGGCCTCGAGGCAGAACGTTATCGAGCGAGGAACGCTGCTGCAACATACGGAGCAGGCGGCTGAGCTGCTCCACGGCCCCCCTGCAGCTCATGGAGATCCAGGTGCGGGCACCGCCCGGGTGCCGGTTTACGTGATGCTGCCGCTGGACACGGTGTCGCTCGCGGGCGGGCTGACCCGGGCGCGGGCCCTGAACGCGAGTCTCATGGCGCTGCGCAGCGCCGGAGTGGAGGGCGTCATGGTGGACGTGTGGTGGGGGTTGGCGGAGAAGGATGGGCCTCTGCGCTATAACTGGGAGGCCTATGCCGAACTGGTGCAGATGGTGGAGAGGAACGGGCTCAAGCTTCAGATGGTCATGTCCTTCCACCAGTGTGGTGGCAACGTCGGAGACAATTGCAG CATACCGCTACCACCGTGGGTGCAGGAAGAAATGAGCAGGAACCCGGGCATCGTGTACGCCGACAGATCAGGGAGGAGGAATCCAGAGTACATCTCCTTGGGCTGCGACATGCTGCCGGTGCTGAGGGGCCGAACTCCCATCCAAGTCTACTCTGATTACATGAGAAGCTTCCGCGACAGATTCCGCGACCATCTCGGCAGGGTCATCGTC GAGATTCAGGTAGGGATGGGACCCTGCGGGGAGCTGAGGTATCCGTCTTACCCGGAGAACAATGGAACCTGGAGATTCCCTGGAATCGGCGAGTTCCAGTGCTACGACAAG TATATGAAAGCTTCTCTGCAAGCAGCTGCAGTTTCCGTCAGCCGCGAGGAATGGGGAAAGGGCGGGCCGCACGACGCTGGCCACTACAACCAATTCCCCGACGACACCGGCTTCTTCCGAAGAGAAGGAACATGGAACACCGATTACGGCAAATTTTTCCTGGAATGGTACTCGAGCAAGCTATTAGAGCACGGCGACCGCGTCCTCGCTGCTGCTCATGCGATCTTCCATGGCACGGGTGCTAAATTATCAGGGAAGGTTGCGGGGATCCATTGGCACTACCGAACTCGATCCCATGCGGCGGAGCTGACCGCAGGCTATTACAACACACGACACAGAGACGGATACCTTCCCGTAGCTAAAATGATGGCCATGAGGGGGGTGATCCTCAACTTCACCTGCATGGAGATGAAAGACGAGCAGCAGCCCGGTGATGCCGGCTGCTCCCCGGAGCTTCTGGTCCGGCAGGTCAAGCAAgcgacggcggcggcgggagCAGAGCTTGCGGGGGAGAACGCGTTGGAGAGGTACGATGGGTCGGCGTACTCGCAGGTCTTGGCGACGAGCAGGGGCGGCGACGGCATGGGTTTGACCGCATTCACGTACTTGAGGATGACCAAGAAGCTGTTCGAAGGCGAGAATTGGCGGCAGTTGGTGGCGTTCGTGAAAAGCATGTCGGAAGGTGGAAGGAGGGTTGTGCTACCTAAGAGTGACACCGCCCGCTCCGACCTCTATGTTGGCTTCGTCGCCGGTGCCAACAGGAAGCCAAAGGTTGACGCAGCTGTTCGTCGGTGA